TACGCGAAGGGATTGACCACCGGCGACATCTCGCCCACTTCGCCGAGATCCACGGCACTTCGGTGTCGAAGGAAACCATCTCCAGGATCACTGACAAGGTCATCGAGGAGATGCAGACCTGGCAGACCCGGCCGCTCGAGCAGGGGCGGTTTCTAGCGAACGTTGCGAATCATTGAGTTGCCAGTCGGCGGTCCCATCGTCGCATGAGCTGTGCTGGTGTGCGATCCGCCAGGCACAGGCGTGGTCGCGAGTTCATTTCCGCTGTTACCTGAGCGAGGTGGGCGGCGGTGATGAGCGAGAGGTCGGTGCCCTTCGGAAAGTACTGTCTCAAGAGGCCATTGGTGTTTCGTTGCTGCCTCGCTGCCAGGGTGAGTGTGGATCCGCGAAGTAGATTTTGATCTTGGTGGCCCGTTCGATCCGGTCGTGGTGAAACATCTCGTTGCCCTGGTCCCAGGTCAGTGTGCGACGCAGCGCTGGTGGCATGCCGGCGAACACAGCGATCAGTGCGTCACCGACGGATTGGGCCGAATGTCCGTCGGGCAGTGGGACCAGGACGGTGTGTCTGGTCTTGCGTTCGACCAGTGTTGCGATCGCAGACCGTTGTCCCGCACCGATGATGAGGTCACCTTCCCAGTGACCGACCTGACCGCGACGCTCGACCACGGCCGGCCGGTTTGAGATCGACTTCATCTTGGTCAACTGCTTCATCGCGCCTTCACGGGTTCGGCCCCTACCTCTGCGGTGGCGGTAGATACGGGCCGTACGCAGGTTGCTAGGGGTCTGTGATTGAAGTTGTTTTGCGGATGGCTTTGGTGAGGATCTGGTCGGCTGTTTTGGTCCAGACGAACGGGTGGGCGCGGTCGTTCCAGCCGTTGATGAAGCCGCGGATCTTGCCGGTGAGTTGGCTGACGGAGGTGAAGGTGCCGCGGTGGATGGCTTGTCGTTCGATGATGCCGAACCACACTTCGACCAGGTTCATCCAGGATGCGGAGGTGGGGGTGAAGTGGACGTGGATGCGGGGGTTGTCAGCCAGCCAGTCGCGGATTTCGATGCGTTTGTGGGTGGCGTAGTTGTCCATGACCAGGTGCAGGTCGGTGTCGGGGTAGGCCTTGGCGACTTGTTTGAGGAACCGCAGGAACTCCTGGTGGCGGTGTCGGGGTTGGCATATTCCGGTGACGGTGCCGGTGGCGATGTCCAGCGCTGCGAACAGGGTGGTGGTGCCGTGGCGGACGTAGTCGTGGGTGCGTTTGGCCGGCACGAAAGGTCGCATCGGCAGCATCGGCGCGGTCCGGTCCAGCGCCTGGATCTGCGATTTTTCGTCGACGCAGAGCACCACCGCGTTTTCTGGTGGGGCCAGGTAGAGCCCGACGACGTCGGTGACCTTGGCGATCAGTTCCGGGTCGGTGGAGAATTTGAACGTCTCGGACCGCCACGGCTGAACACCGGCCTCGCGCCAGGCCTTGGCGACGGTGCTGTTGCTGGTCTTCAGATGCTGGGCCAGCAGTCGGGAGGACCAGTGGGTCACCCCGAGCCGCTGCGGCGGCGGCCTCAACGTGGTGGCGATGATCTTCAGCCGGTCCACCTGGCGGGGCCGGCCGGAACGTTGCTCGTCGAACAGACCGTCGATCCCGTCCTTGGCATACCGCGCCCGCCACCCGGTCACCGTCGGACGGGAAACCCCGACCCGCTCGGCGATCTCGGTGTTGGACACGCCGTCAGCGGCCAACAGCACGATCCTGGCCCGCTGCGCCAGACCGGCCCGCACCGACGAGGACCGCACCCAGCTCTCCAACTGCTTCCGCTCGCCATCCCGCAACACCAGTGCCGGTATCCGCATGACCAATTGTCCCAAAAACAACCGCCAAACTACTTACGCCACACCGCACTAGCTCACAGGTGTCGAGCAGTTCGGCAACCCCGGGCAAGTTGAAGGTAATCGACGTGACATCCGACACAGGCGCGCTCACGCGAGCAAGGTTAGACGGTGATCGCGTCGATGGCGAGCTCTTGACTGCCGTGTCGTTAAGTCTCCGACGCGCTACGTTCAACCGCTGGCCGTTACGATCGCCGTCTGACCGTTCGGGCGCGGAGTTCACGATCGAAGGGCGATGGCACACTGCCAACCGAGCCGTGTACTTCTCGGGTAGTGGACCATGAATCTTGCGAAGGGGAGGCGACGATGACTGAGGGGTTCGACCGGGGACGGCATGCGGCGCCTGCCAACTGGGCAGATGCCTTCCCCTGGCTCCCAAGCGTGGTCTCCGATGAGCAGCCGGACGGCTGGCCGAACGTTGCGTTGGACAGTACGCCCGAACTGCGGGAGGAACGCATCAGCGCAATCGCGACATCTCTGATCTCACGGCTGTCGAATCGCGCACTGGGTGAGGTGCTGCCTACGTTGCCACCGTCGACGACCATTGCCAGCCTATCTCTTTCTACTCGCGGACAAAACATGGTCCATCGCGCCGGATACCGGACTACTGGCGACCTGGATGAACTGAGCCCCCTGGACATGCTTCAGTGGCGTGGGATGGGGGCCGGCACGCTCGATGACATCATCCAGTCGCTTGTCGACCGTTCGGCACAACACGCTGCCCGTGGTTATGCAAGGGACATAACGGACGGGGCGCGCCGTCTGACACCAAAAGGATCCCACTGCGGGCTCGGTCAGGATGCGCCCCAGCAGACGCCGTATGCCGCTGACTTGCGAACCCTGGCGGACTGGGCTGCGTTCATTGGCGCAACGGAAGAGCCGGTCTTGGCTGGTCCGCTGCCTCCCTGGGCACCCGCCGGAGCCAAGGAGGCTCTCGATCGGCTTTTGAAGCTAGTACCGAGGGACATCGAGGATCCGAGCGGGCGGCGGGCGGATGTCGCAACGAAGCTGACCGACGCACTCGAAGGTCTCGATGACCGGCAGCTGGACATTTTGGCGCGACGCATGTTCGCGGATTACCCGGCCACGCTCGATGAGCTGGGTCGTGAACTCGGGGTTACCCGTGAGCGCATACGTCAAATTGAGTCCAAGGAGCGCGCCCACCTCTCTAGCCTCATCGCCCCGGGCGGTGCGCTTGCCGACATTGGGGCATCCGTCCGGCATGCGATTGGACAAGTCATGCCGCTCGACGACCTTCTTGAACTCTTCCCCTCACTCGGGCAGTGGGTTGCAGGCGTCGAGCAACCTGCCTGGCGGGTGCTTGACCGGATCGACGACGGCTACGAGATCGAGAATGGCTGGTGCCTCACGCCGTCGCGGACTGCGGTTCGCGCCGACACCCAGGTCGA
This window of the Nakamurella panacisegetis genome carries:
- a CDS encoding IS630 family transposase, whose product is MRIPALVLRDGERKQLESWVRSSSVRAGLAQRARIVLLAADGVSNTEIAERVGVSRPTVTGWRARYAKDGIDGLFDEQRSGRPRQVDRLKIIATTLRPPPQRLGVTHWSSRLLAQHLKTSNSTVAKAWREAGVQPWRSETFKFSTDPELIAKVTDVVGLYLAPPENAVVLCVDEKSQIQALDRTAPMLPMRPFVPAKRTHDYVRHGTTTLFAALDIATGTVTGICQPRHRHQEFLRFLKQVAKAYPDTDLHLVMDNYATHKRIEIRDWLADNPRIHVHFTPTSASWMNLVEVWFGIIERQAIHRGTFTSVSQLTGKIRGFINGWNDRAHPFVWTKTADQILTKAIRKTTSITDP